From the Anaeromyxobacter dehalogenans 2CP-1 genome, the window GCGCACCGGGATCGGCGAGCTGGACCGGGTGCTGGGCGGGGGCGTGGTGCCCGGCGCGCTCGTGCTCCTCGGCGGTGACCCCGGCATCGGCAAGTCCACGCTGGTCCTGGCCGCGCTCGACCGCGTGGCCCGGGCGAACCCCGACCGCCCGGTGCTGTACGTCTCCGGCGAGGAGTCGGCGCGGCAGGTGAAGCTCCGGGCCGACCGGCTCGGCGTCGCCGCCCGGAACCTCCAGGTGCTCGCCGAGACCGACGCGCTCAAGGTGCTCCAGGCCGCCGAGGCGCTCGCCCCGGCCGCCGTGGCGGTGGACTCGATCCAGACGCAGTACCTGCCCGAACTGCAGAGCGCGCCCGGCACCGTCACGCAGATCCGCGAGGTGACCGCGCGGCTCATGGCGCTCGCCAAGACCACCGAGACGCCGATCTTCCTCATCGGGCACGTCACCAAGGACGGCAGCATCGCCGGGCCGCGCGTGCTCGAGCACATGGTGGACACGGTCCTCTACTTCGAGGGCGGCGGCGCCCACCCGTACCGCGTGCTCCGCGCGCACAAGAACCGCTTCGGCTCGGCCAGCGAGATCGGCGTCTTCGAGATGAAGGCGGGCGGGCTCGCGGAGGTGGCGAACCCGTCGGCGCTGTTCCTGGCCGAGCGCCCGGAGGACGCGCCCGGGAGCGCCGTGACGGCGGTGCTGAACGGCACGCGCACGGTGCTGGTCGAGGTGCAGGCGCTGGTGGCGCCCACCGGCTACGGCACCCCGCGGCGGACCGCGCTGGGCGTGGACGGCAACCGCGTGGCGCTGCTCGCGGCGGTGCTCGAGAAGAAGGTCGGGCTGGAGATCCTGCCCTGCGACCTGTTCGTCAACGTGGCCGGCGGGCTGTCGGTGGACGATCCCGCCGCCGACCTCGCCGTGGTCGCCGCCCTCGCCTCGAGCTTCCGGGAGCGCGCCCTGCCGGCGCGGACGCTGGTGCTGGGCGAGGTGGGCCTGGCGGGCGAGGTCCGGGCGGTGTCGCAGCCCGGGATCCGCCTGGCGGAGGCGGCGCGCCTCGGCTTCCAGCGCGCGATCGTCCCCGCCGCCAGCCTCCGGCACGCCGACGCGCCCGACGGGATCGAGCTGGTGGGCGTCACGACCGTCGCCGACGCCCTCGACCGGCTCGCGTAGCCCACACCCGCCCCCACGGGAACGGGTCGCCGGGTTGCGCCGGTGCGATCCCTCTCGCAAGATGATCCTGCGATGAGCCACGTCGTCCGCCGCCTCCGCCCCGATGGCATCGTCGAGCTCCGGCCGCGGGACGTCCGGGTCGAGCGCCCGGAATGGTACCTCGGCGCCTACACCACCTTCCTCGTCTCCGGGGCGCTGTTCATCAGCACCGCGGTCCCGGCGCAGCTCGTGGCGATCACCTTCCTCGGCTGCCTCCTCGGCGAGGTGTGCTTC encodes:
- the radA gene encoding DNA repair protein RadA, whose protein sequence is MSRAAPRVRTVFACAECGQQSPKWLGQCPACKQWNTLQEEIAAPEPKVGAAPRGWGTHAAAKPLPLREVEAREEQRQRTGIGELDRVLGGGVVPGALVLLGGDPGIGKSTLVLAALDRVARANPDRPVLYVSGEESARQVKLRADRLGVAARNLQVLAETDALKVLQAAEALAPAAVAVDSIQTQYLPELQSAPGTVTQIREVTARLMALAKTTETPIFLIGHVTKDGSIAGPRVLEHMVDTVLYFEGGGAHPYRVLRAHKNRFGSASEIGVFEMKAGGLAEVANPSALFLAERPEDAPGSAVTAVLNGTRTVLVEVQALVAPTGYGTPRRTALGVDGNRVALLAAVLEKKVGLEILPCDLFVNVAGGLSVDDPAADLAVVAALASSFRERALPARTLVLGEVGLAGEVRAVSQPGIRLAEAARLGFQRAIVPAASLRHADAPDGIELVGVTTVADALDRLA